The proteins below come from a single Osmerus mordax isolate fOsmMor3 chromosome 3, fOsmMor3.pri, whole genome shotgun sequence genomic window:
- the LOC136939964 gene encoding collagen alpha-2(IV) chain-like — protein sequence MTATTIAAPTGPQTPDLPNPPFPGSPQFPEQPGSPQFSGLPGSPGFPGCQVPPGPLRFLVCQGPPAPFSFNSCRVPPAPLSFRVCQGPLSFQGCRFPQLPGSPGSAQFPGLPGSPQFPGLPGFPGSPQFPKPSGSSDSESVELTPYPDFPGPFPMTATTIAAPTGPQTPDHPYPPFPAPLSFPAPLRFLFPGLPGSPGSPQYPGLPGSPQFPRLPGPPGYPQFPGLPGSPSSLQFPGLPGSPQFPQLPGSPGSPQFPGLPGFPGSPQFPRPPGSSDSESVELTPYPDFPGPFPMTATTIAAPTGPQTPDLPNPPFPGSPQFPEQPGSPQFPGLPGSPGSPQFPGLPGSPQFPGLPGSPGSPQFPGLPGSPGSPQVPGLPGSPGSLQFQQLPGSPGSPQFPGLPGSPQFPGLPGSPGSPQFPGLPGSPGYPQFPGLPGSPRSPQFPSSPQFPGLPGSPGSSQFPGSPQFPQLPGSPGSSQFPGSPQFPQLPGSPGSAQFPGLPGSPQFPGLPGFPGSPQFPKPSGSSDSESVELTPYPDFPGPFPMTATTIAAPTGPQTPDLPYPPFPGSPQVPGLPGSPGSPQFPSSPQFPSSPQVPGLPGSPGSPQFPGLPVSSGSPQFPGLPGSPGSPQFPGLPGSSDSESVELTPYPEFPGPFPMTATTIAGPQTPDLPYPPFPGSPQFPGLPGSPGSPQFPGLPGSPGSPQFPGSPQFPQLPGSPGSLQFPQLPGYPGSSQFPGSLQLPRPPCVNAALFRLKGKRGKQMVQPVYDIMFKDDASLQSSVTPATAGTSKSSTVSVEDQRRIPGFGSRSRDALPPPAPENS from the exons ATGACTGCCACTACAATAGCTGCACCCACTGGCCCCCAGACACCAGATCttcctaacccccctttcccagGCTCCCCTCAATTTCCAGAacagccagggtcccctcagttttccgggctgccaggttcccctgg tttcccgggctgccaggttcccccgggtcccctcaggttcctggtctgccagggtcccccGGCTCCCTTCAGTTTCAAcagctgccgggttcccccggctcccctcagtttccgggtctgccagggtcccctcagtttccagggctgccgg tttccacagctgccaggttcccccggctccGCTCAGTTTCCCGGTCTGccaggctcccctcagtttcccgggctgccaggtttccccgggtcccctcagtttcccaaGCCCTCAGGGTCTTCAGATTCTGAGTCAGTAGAGCTGACTCCATACCCTGACTTCCCTGGACCATTCCCAATGACTGCCACTACAATAGCTGCACCCACTGGCCCCCAGACACCAGACCATCCTTACCCCCCTTTCccagctcccctcagtttcccagctcccctcaggttcctg tttcccgggctgccgggttcccccggctcccctcagtatcccggtctgccagggtcccctcagtttcccaggCTGCCAGGTCCCCCCGGCTACCCtcaatttccagggctgccaggttcccccagcTCTCTTCAGTTTCCcggtctgccagggtcccctcagtttccacagctgccaggttcccccggctcccctcagtttcccgggctgccaggtttccccgggtcccctcagtttcccaggCCCCCAGGGTCTTCAGATTCTGAGTCAGTAGAGCTGACTCCATACCCTGACTTCCCTGGACCATTCCCAATGACTGCCACTACAATAGCTGCACCCACTGGCCCCCAGACACCAGATCttcctaacccccctttcccagGCTCCCCTCAATTTCCAGAacagccagggtcccctcagtttcccgggctgccaggttcccctgggtcccctcagtttcccgggctgccagggtcccctcagtttcccgggctgccaggttcccctgggtcccctcagtttcccgggctgccaggttcccccgggtcccctcaggttcctggtctgccagggtcccccGGCTCCCTTCAGTTTCAAcagctgccgggttcccccggctcccctcagtttccgggtctgccagggtcccctcagtttccagggctgccgggttcccccgggtcccctcagtttcccgggctgccaggttcccccggctaccctcaatttccagggctgccaggttccccccgCTCTCCTCAGTTTCccagctcccctcagtttcccggtctgccaggttcccccggctcctctcagtttcccgggtcccctcagtttccacagctgccaggttcccccggctcctctcagtttcccgggtcccctcagtttccacagctgccaggttcccccggctccGCTCAGTTTCCCGGTCTGccaggctcccctcagtttcccgggctgccaggtttccccgggtcccctcagtttcccaaGCCCTCAGGGTCTTCAGATTCTGAGTCAGTAGAGCTGACTCCATACCCTGACTTCCCTGGACCATTCCCAATGACTGCCACTACAATAGCTGCACCCACTGGCCCCCAGACACCAGACCTTCCTTACCCCCCTTTCCCAGGCTCCCCTCAGGTTCCTggtctgccaggttcccctggctcccctcagtttcccagctcccctcagtttcccagctcccctcaggttcctggtctgccgggttcccccgggtcccctcagtttcccgggctgccggTTTCctccgggtcccctcagtttcccgggctgccgggttcccccgggtcccctcagtttcccgggctgccgg GGTCTTCAGATTCTGAGTCAGTAGAGCTGACTCCATACCCTGAGTTCCCTGGACCATTCCCAATGACTGCCACTACAATAGCTGGCCCCCAGACACCAGACCTTCCTTACCCCCCTTTCccaggctcccctcagtttccagggctgccaggttcccccggctcccctcagtttcccggcctgccag ggtcccccgggtcccctcagtttcccgggtcccctcagtttccacagctgccaggttcccccggctccCTTCAGTTTCCACAGCTGCCAGGTTACCCCGGGTCCTCTCAGTTTCCCGGGTCCCTTCAGCTTCCCCGGCCACCCTGCGTTAACGCTGCCCTTTTCAGACTTAAAGGAAAGAGGGGTAAGCAGATGGTCCAGCCAGTGTACGACATAATGTTCAAGGACGATGCTTCCCTTCAGTCGAGTGTTACACCGGCTACAGCAGGTACCTCCAAGTCTTCCACTGTTAGTGTGGAGGACCAAAGAAGGATTCCTGGCTTTGGGTCTCGCAGTAGGGATGCactccctccacctgctcccgAGAACTCGTAG